A single window of Pogoniulus pusillus isolate bPogPus1 chromosome 11, bPogPus1.pri, whole genome shotgun sequence DNA harbors:
- the TNIP2 gene encoding TNFAIP3-interacting protein 2, translating to MQLDGFLLALEKKEKGKQRDRGSPSTAMCSISEASSTEPLVARFKQVEETLEKLHRENRILKNKVPRYNALCTLYHESAQQLKQLQLQLAAKEATIRELRGSLARQQQASGEAGAAGSEPARSLVESLLEQLGQARDSERLSAKRVESLSQEVEKLNQQLEEKNGEIQQMINQPPYEKEREILKLQKSLAEKEKAQATSDVLCRSLTDEAHQLQRKLASTAEMCQHLAKCLEEKQRKEKGNSDDQIATERSNQLLDSETSLQALVCNLQDENRMLKQKVAHVEDLNAKWQRYDASRDEYVKRLHLQLKEMKSQLEQHHGVTSAQTNSDLMHMEIFRLNKLLEEKIKECTKTKRELEDMKKASEGDTERIQMLEQQVLVYKDDFTSERSDRERAQSKIQELQAEVACLQHQLARRQDSRDTSSHFRGHTGNQNHKHPQMNVEHLRGSSPGQTGMQRTSSQSEQASPPVDDGNSESEGSAQGELRCPHCMRFFSDELSDEFLKHVTECCQ from the exons ATGCAGCTGGACGGGTTTCTGCTCGCtctagagaagaaagagaaagggaagcagCGGGACCGCGGCTCACCTTCCACGGCCATGTGCTCGATAAGCGAGGCCAGCAGCACGGAACCCCTGGTGGCCCGCTTCAAACAGGTGGAGGAAACGCTCGAGAAACTGCACCGGGAAAACAGGATCTTGAAGAACAAAGTGCCTCGGTACAACGCTCTCTGCACCTTGTATCACGAGTCGgcgcagcagctgaagcagctccaGCTTCAGCTGGCCGCCAAGGAGGCGACGATCCGGGAGCTGCGAGGCAGCCTGGCCCGGCAGCAGCAGGCGAGCGGCGAGGCGGGGGCGGCGGGCTCGGAGCCGGCCCGCTCGCTGGTGGAGagtctgctggagcagctcggCCAGGCCAGGGACAGCGAGAGGCTCTCGGCCAAAAGAGTGGAAAGTCTCAGCCAG GAAGTAGAGAAACTGAATCAGCAACTAGAGGAGAAAAATGGAGAGATACAGCAGATGATAAATCAGCCTCCAtatgaaaaggagagagaaatccTGAAACTTCAGAAGAGCTtggcagagaaggagaaggctcaggcCACCAGTGATGTTTTGTGTCGCTCGCTCACCGATGAAGCTCACCAACTCCAACGCAAACTAGCATCCACAGCAGAAATGTGTCAGCACCTGGCCAAATGTctggaagagaagcagagaaaagagaaggggaattCAGATGACCAGATAGCTACAGAAAGATCTAACCAG CTTTTAGACAGTGAAACTTCACTTCAAGCTCTTGTTTGCAACCTTCAGGATGAAAACAGGATGTTAAAACAAAAAGTAGCTCAC GTGGAAGACTTGAATGCCAAATGGCAAAGGTACGACGCAAGCAGGGATGAGTATGTGAAGAGACTCCACTTGCAGCTGAAAGAGATGAAgtcccagctggagcagcaccaTGGAGTGACTTCAGCACAAACCAATTCTGACTTGATGCACATGGAGATATTCCGGTTAAACAAGCTGCTGGAAGAAAAGATAAAGGAATGCACAAAAACCAAGAGAGAGTTGGAAGATATGAAGAAGGCGAGCGAAGGAGACACAGAGCGCATACAAATGCTGGAACAACAG GTCCTAGTTTATAAAGATGATTTCACCTCTGAGAGGTCAGACCGGGAACGAGCACAGAGTAAAATacaagagctgcaggcagaagtTGCATGCCTACAACACCAGCTAGCAAGAAGACAG gACTCAAGAGACACAAGTAGTCATTTCAGAGGTCACACTGGCAACCAAAATCATAAGCACCCACAGATGAACGTTGAACACCTGcgaggcagcagcccaggccaAACGGGCATGCAAAGAACATCATCACAATCTGaacaagcttctcctcctgtggaTGATGGAAACTCAGAATCTGAGGGCAGCGCACAGGGTGAACTCAGATGTCCTCATTGTATGAGGTTTTTCAGTGATGAACTTAGTGATGAATTCCTCAAGCATGTTACTGAATGTTGTCAGTGA